From a single Actinomyces viscosus genomic region:
- a CDS encoding DUF4913 domain-containing protein encodes MSSNQEIPPLQHASLDRFVEDFIAVVWERPTDGSQTLTWCPQWWCHDEAVFRLTALWTAWEHMRLHDGPTAMAAWLTRYADPIMAIVLDAEAGPFRGCKSDRGHKPMRPHKNAALPCQPAPAGLFDGRVADAQEKGLARLQHASLDRFVEDFIAVVWERPTDGSQTLTWCPKWWCHDEAVFRLTALWTAWEHMRLHDGPTAMAAWLVEYADPIMSVVLDAEAGPFRGCKSDRGHKPMRPHQNAALPCQPAPAGLFDERS; translated from the coding sequence ATGAGCAGTAACCAGGAGATCCCGCCGCTCCAGCACGCGAGTCTGGACCGGTTCGTCGAGGACTTCATCGCGGTGGTCTGGGAGCGTCCCACCGACGGCTCCCAGACCCTGACGTGGTGCCCCCAGTGGTGGTGCCACGACGAGGCAGTCTTCCGGCTCACGGCGTTGTGGACGGCGTGGGAGCACATGCGCCTCCACGACGGCCCCACCGCCATGGCCGCCTGGCTGACCCGCTACGCCGACCCCATCATGGCGATCGTCCTGGACGCTGAGGCCGGCCCGTTCCGGGGCTGCAAGTCCGACCGTGGCCACAAACCCATGCGCCCCCACAAGAACGCCGCCCTACCCTGTCAGCCGGCCCCCGCCGGCCTGTTTGACGGCAGGGTCGCCGACGCGCAGGAGAAGGGGCTGGCCCGGCTTCAGCACGCGAGTCTGGACCGGTTCGTCGAGGACTTCATCGCGGTGGTCTGGGAGCGTCCCACCGACGGCTCCCAGACCCTGACGTGGTGCCCGAAGTGGTGGTGCCACGACGAGGCCGTCTTCCGGCTCACGGCGTTGTGGACGGCGTGGGAGCACATGCGCCTCCACGACGGCCCCACCGCCATGGCCGCCTGGCTCGTCGAGTACGCCGACCCCATCATGAGCGTTGTCCTGGACGCCGAGGCCGGCCCCTTCCGGGGCTGCAAGTCCGACCGTGGCCACAAACCCATGCGCCCCCACCAGAACGCCGCCCTACCCTGTCAGCCGGCCCCCGCCGGCCTGTTCGACGAACGCAGCTGA
- a CDS encoding relaxase/mobilization nuclease domain-containing protein, with protein MIAAISDGGNTAGLLQYLVGPGRANEHTSPHLVAGSDVIMRRWGAWDRLSAAQGFEIAKYVDQFMNETGTRSMGSRRVVNMDKIDEKTGEPGVREVIEGPVADHVWHCSLSLSPEEAAQGDERWQQIARDFADQMGFTGADGKAPCRWVAIHHGSAKNGGDHIHIAVNIIREDGTKWSKWQDMVKASAACNKLEHTYGLEVIESREHARSARADTAADLQASARRGQDRTDREILLPRVRAAATAATSERDFVLRLRELGVRARPRFARGRTDVVEGYSVALHKPKGHKAQWYAGGKIARDLTLNRLRTRWPDTPASAQLAVDTWRDAWKGTLPARETVASSAQLKARAVALEVYRTRLVGLDPTDATALADATTDVAGLLAAVAHGYEAGTPERAMMERASQAVGRHAQTKTRSAESNPTSDAIVLAAGLISTAHMRPGFSSGVLVALSALRLADALADLYRQTDQTRTAQHVRDNTVQTFRRLHAGVPDLELFAYRRLVAQATSGQLEATTVAAPAPTAPSAVPRADTPRQAGGQQNDDGMSDEQRSRIQRMAALAQPVGAPQTGGSPVPTMPRTAPKQATSRKSARAL; from the coding sequence TGGGGCGCGTGGGACAGGCTCAGCGCCGCCCAGGGATTCGAGATCGCCAAGTACGTCGACCAGTTCATGAACGAGACCGGCACCCGCTCCATGGGCAGCCGGCGCGTGGTCAACATGGACAAGATCGACGAGAAGACCGGTGAGCCTGGTGTGCGTGAGGTCATCGAGGGGCCGGTCGCTGACCACGTGTGGCACTGCTCCCTGTCCCTGAGCCCTGAGGAGGCTGCCCAGGGCGACGAGAGGTGGCAGCAAATCGCACGCGACTTCGCAGACCAGATGGGCTTCACCGGCGCCGACGGCAAGGCGCCGTGCCGGTGGGTCGCCATCCACCACGGGTCCGCCAAGAACGGCGGCGACCACATCCACATCGCCGTCAACATCATTCGGGAGGACGGCACCAAGTGGAGCAAGTGGCAGGACATGGTCAAGGCCAGCGCCGCATGCAACAAGCTCGAGCACACCTACGGGCTGGAGGTCATCGAGTCCCGAGAGCACGCCCGTAGCGCACGCGCCGACACCGCCGCCGACCTGCAAGCCTCAGCCCGGCGCGGCCAGGACCGCACCGACCGAGAGATCCTGCTGCCCCGCGTCCGTGCCGCAGCCACAGCGGCCACCAGTGAGCGCGACTTCGTGCTGCGCCTGCGTGAGCTCGGCGTGCGGGCCCGGCCGCGCTTCGCGCGTGGACGCACCGACGTCGTCGAGGGCTACAGCGTCGCGCTGCACAAGCCCAAAGGCCACAAAGCGCAGTGGTACGCCGGCGGCAAGATCGCACGCGACCTGACACTGAACAGACTGCGCACACGATGGCCCGACACACCGGCATCGGCCCAGCTGGCCGTCGACACCTGGCGCGACGCCTGGAAGGGAACGCTCCCCGCCCGTGAGACGGTGGCCAGCTCCGCGCAGCTCAAGGCACGTGCGGTGGCCCTAGAGGTCTACCGCACGCGCCTGGTTGGTCTTGATCCCACCGACGCCACGGCACTGGCTGACGCCACCACCGACGTCGCCGGCCTGCTGGCCGCCGTCGCTCACGGCTACGAGGCCGGCACGCCCGAGCGCGCCATGATGGAGCGAGCCTCCCAAGCCGTGGGCCGCCACGCACAGACCAAGACCCGCAGTGCCGAGTCCAACCCCACCAGTGACGCCATCGTCCTGGCCGCCGGCCTGATCTCGACGGCGCACATGCGCCCCGGTTTCTCCAGCGGCGTCCTGGTCGCGCTGTCCGCGTTGCGCCTGGCCGACGCCCTGGCCGACCTCTACCGGCAGACGGACCAGACCCGCACGGCGCAGCACGTGCGGGACAACACCGTGCAGACATTCAGGCGTCTGCACGCCGGCGTGCCCGACCTGGAGCTCTTCGCCTACCGGCGCCTGGTTGCTCAGGCAACCAGCGGCCAGCTTGAGGCCACCACGGTGGCTGCGCCGGCGCCTACCGCGCCGTCAGCTGTGCCCCGAGCTGACACGCCCCGGCAGGCAGGCGGACAGCAGAACGACGACGGCATGAGCGATGAGCAGCGCTCCCGCATCCAGCGCATGGCCGCCCTGGCCCAACCGGTCGGCGCCCCGCAGACCGGTGGTTCACCGGTGCCGACCATGCCGAGGACAGCGCCGAAGCAAGCCACGAGCCGTAAGTCAGCCCGGGCTCTGTGA
- a CDS encoding XRE family transcriptional regulator, translating to MAADLHATPFRGERLRDLAEMEGLSMRDLAAALGTTQNRISKIVNAKSRLTPDIIEAATTTYGVPAVFFSVVPAQQDQAAITFRKRASSSIRADKRITRLFREAARLWRTASESSGFRTVDMSGLRELVRDNRVEDVAVALRKEDGLGSEDPIPNMVRFTERRGVGVILGLDPLLSQRLTDEYNELGDKDYSGVSSPSRFEDRPLVTTVAPQPGAVTRMTIGHELGHIIFDPDLQVSPRAREIEEKRAYSFASALLLPESMMRRRVYEDMTLNSYLRIKADYGASVSAIVMRAQRLGVISSRRARSLHIQISSRGWRDNEPVPVSDEHPTLLYQATQRAWPVNTIRAAAEDVGVKHSLISAWTETKQPAVTAVRETNTNVVSLTERLASRRCESPSRSVSACSSGRML from the coding sequence ATGGCAGCTGACCTCCACGCCACGCCGTTTCGCGGGGAACGTCTCCGCGACCTGGCTGAGATGGAAGGTCTGTCTATGCGCGACCTCGCTGCCGCGCTCGGAACCACCCAGAACCGCATATCAAAGATCGTCAACGCGAAGAGCCGGCTCACCCCCGACATCATCGAGGCGGCAACCACGACCTACGGGGTTCCCGCCGTGTTCTTCTCCGTCGTGCCCGCGCAGCAGGACCAGGCCGCCATAACGTTCCGCAAACGGGCGTCCAGCAGCATCCGTGCCGATAAGCGCATCACCCGTTTGTTCCGCGAAGCCGCACGGCTGTGGAGGACCGCCTCCGAGAGCTCGGGCTTCCGCACCGTTGACATGAGCGGCCTGCGCGAGCTCGTGCGAGACAATCGTGTCGAGGACGTCGCTGTGGCTTTGCGGAAGGAGGACGGACTCGGCTCCGAGGACCCGATCCCGAACATGGTGCGCTTTACCGAACGCCGTGGTGTGGGCGTCATCCTCGGACTTGACCCCCTGCTGTCCCAGCGCCTGACCGACGAGTACAACGAGCTTGGGGACAAGGATTACTCAGGTGTTTCCTCCCCCTCACGTTTCGAGGACCGTCCCCTGGTCACGACCGTGGCACCGCAACCCGGGGCTGTTACCCGCATGACCATCGGGCACGAGCTCGGGCACATCATCTTCGACCCCGACCTACAGGTCTCGCCCCGTGCTCGGGAGATCGAGGAGAAACGGGCATACAGTTTCGCCAGCGCGCTCCTCCTGCCCGAGTCCATGATGCGTCGCCGCGTCTACGAGGACATGACCCTCAACTCCTACCTGCGTATCAAGGCCGACTACGGGGCCTCCGTCAGCGCCATAGTGATGCGGGCCCAGAGACTCGGCGTCATCTCCAGTCGGCGTGCACGTAGTCTTCACATCCAGATCTCCTCACGTGGTTGGAGAGACAACGAGCCGGTCCCGGTGTCCGATGAGCACCCGACTCTCTTGTACCAGGCCACACAGCGTGCCTGGCCCGTCAACACCATCCGCGCGGCCGCTGAGGACGTCGGCGTCAAGCACAGCCTTATTTCCGCCTGGACAGAGACGAAGCAACCAGCCGTGACTGCGGTCCGCGAGACCAACACCAATGTTGTGTCTCTGACTGAGCGTCTTGCCTCCAGACGCTGCGAGAGCCCATCACGGTCGGTTTCAGCGTGCTCCAGCGGACGGATGCTGTGA